TTCATTCTTTCAAAATTTAATCTCAGAGGTGATGATGTTATGAACTTGAAAAGGATAATAAGCAATATAGTTAACTCTTCACACTTTGCAGTGATctacaaaaaataatattttttattagTAAAAATTATGAATAGTTGGGGTACGATAATTGAGACCTTTAGATGAGCCATGAATATACACAGAAACTTGATAAAATTATGAATTGAAGTCAAGCTCCTAAAGAAAATTACCAATCAATCTTACGACACACGAGCAAAGGAATAAAAAAATTCTAACCACAAATGGGAAAGAAGCAAAGAAAGTACAATCATACATGTGTATCTTGCTTTCTCACAGTGGTATACGAAAGCTATAAAACTTTCTTAAATTTATTTGGTCATAAATGAGAGTATTCAGGGACCATTAGTGAGGAATATGAAAAGAATTATAAATAGGTGCTTTTGTTAACACATGAAACGGTGGGGTAATGAATAAGAAGAGGGACAATTCATATTCAGTGGCTATTAGTTATAGTTTTGCTGCTTGTAAATATTGAATCAATGCTATTATTATATGAAACGTTTTGGAGCAATAGTTATTAGACTTTAATGAAATATAAAATATTGAAAGATTAATCAAtagaagatttttttttagttaaggGTAAAAATGTCACTGATCAACTTGTGATGGGCTTTTTTTGTAATTCAACTTTTTGCTTAGTGTCTCCCCACTTTTAGTAGAGTAttattatgatgatatgatatgcacaCACATCATAAGTTGCATTAGttattcattaaaaaaaaatgcatgTGTGGTTAGAGGTGAAAATGGAGAGGTACGAAGAGGGGAAGTAAAACTAAGGGAAACCCATTGCCTTGTTTGTCAATTTCTCCTGGGGCAGGGCGTGTTAAAGTGAATTTGTCAATTGCTTAATAGTCATGCAGTTAGGACTTCTTAAATTTATTTGTCTTCACTCTTAAAATGGAGTGAGATTGGTAAATAAAAAGAGTTATCCTTGCTATCCAAATAGGCTAAGCTATTACTTGTCATGTCTAGAAATTTAATTCCCCCCTCCCTCCCTAACCTAGGTATTTTATGAAAAAAGATTTCGTTGCTCTCATTTTTGTGGTCAATGACCATGCAATTTTTTGCCTTTCAGGTTTATGTAATTTGAAAAACCTCCAAGAGTTGGATATTAGCCGAAACAGCTTCAAAGGATCTATTCCTCCATGTATCAGCAATTTAACATCCCTCCGTCTCCTCAAACTTTCTGAAAATAACCTTTTGGGAACCATTCCTTCTGATCTCCTTAGACTCAATTCCCTCGAATACCTTTCCCTTTCTTTGAACCTTTTTGAAGGGTCCATCTCATTGAGTTTATTTGCTAACAACTCCAATCTTGAGGTTCTTGAACTTGATAGCAACAACGAGTTGCATGTAGACACAGAAAATACATCCTGGAAACCTCTATTTCAGCTGAAAGTCCTACGACTATCAAACTGCAATCTCAATGAGCAAAGTAGATCTATTCCGAGCTTTCTTTTGACCCAGCATGATTTAAGAGTTGTTGACCTCAGTTACAATTCCATGGTTGGAAAGCTTCCCACTTGGTTACTGAAAAACAACACAAGATTGGAGTTCCTTAGTCTTGCACAGAACTCATTCACGAGTCAATTTGTGTTACCTGCTGATTCTAAAGATCTTGATTTGCTTTGGCTTGATGTGTCTAAGAATGATATTCAGGGCCCCTTTCCTGCGTCTATTGGCCAAATATTCCCAAATTTACTGTATTTGAACATGTCTGCAAACTCATTTCAAGGTAATATTCCTAATTCAATTGGAAACATGAGTGAGTTAAGGTCACTGGATCTGTCGAGCAACAATTTCACTGGAGAATTACCTGAACGCTTGGTTATGGGCTGTAACCAATTGTTTACACTGAAGCTTTCACATAATAATCTGCAGGGCCAGTTATTTCCCAAAAAATGGAACCTCACATCGCTCGGGTTGTTGTATTTAGATAATAATCTCTTTTCCGGACAGTTGTTACCTGGATTTGTTACAAGCTCCTACTTGAAAGTGTTGAATCTAAGCGATAACTCGATCTCAGGAAAACTACCTGATTGGATAGGGGACTTTTCTTCCCTTTCGTTCCTTGCTGTGTCCAAGAACTTGTTCAAAGGTCCTATACCCGTGGGCTTTTGCAGACTTGTTAAACTGATAGTATTAGACCTTTCATGGAATAGTCTTTCTGATAAAATACCTCCTTGTTTCAATTTATCATCACTAAGTTATTTAAGCCTTCACAAAAATGAACTGTCAGGACCTTTGCCAGGAGCTCTTTATAGATCATCTTCCCTTGTGACACTGGATATTGGGGATAATAAACTATCAGGGGAAATTCCAAAGTGGATCAACCTACTCCCAAATTTGAGGTTTCTTTTATTAAATAGAAACAATTTTGTAGGTTCCATTCCTTTTCAGCTATGTCAGCTCCATAACATCAGCATACTGGATCTTTCTTTCAATAGCATTTCTGGTTTAATACCTTCATGTTTGAATGATATACCATTTGGTTATAGAAAAGCACATGATCAAACATTTAAAAATATGGTATTTGATTGGGACATTGTTAGATGGGACATTGCTAGATACTTGAAGTACGAATATCAAAGCATACTTGTTATAGCCCAATATGTTACAGATCCAGTTCTCTCATCATATGTGGTAGAAATAGAATTCATCTCAAAGAGTAGGCCTAATTCATACAAAGGAAGCATCTTGGATTTCATGTCGGGGATCGATTTTTCTAGGAATAGATTGACAGGTCCAATTCCTTCTGAACGTGGGTTCCTAAGTGATATTCATACTTTAAATTTATCACATAATCAACTGAATGGATCCATTCCAAGGACATTTTCCAACATGAAGCAGATAGAAAGCTTGGACTTATCCAACAACAAGTTGAGTGGTGGAATTCCCCCGGATTTGGTTCAGTTAAACTTTCTATCAACGTTCTCAGTGGCAAACAACAATTTATCAGGACGTGCACCAGATAGGAAGGCTCAGTTTGCAACATTTGATGCTAGCAGCTATGAAGGCAATCCTTTTCTTTGTGGATTACCTCTCCAGGAAAATTGCGGAAGGAGCACAGGCGCAGTATTAGTTCCGAATCCAGGAGATCCGGGAGAAACTGATGATCTATTCAAAGATTCATTTTTGGATACTTTTGTTCCATCATGCGTTGTGGCATTCCTG
The sequence above is a segment of the Lycium barbarum isolate Lr01 chromosome 6, ASM1917538v2, whole genome shotgun sequence genome. Coding sequences within it:
- the LOC132645719 gene encoding receptor-like protein 15 isoform X1, producing the protein MADFLVILRLYVVLHVLLHAHACWEEEKIALLKLKDAFNYPNGTDLSSWGGEERDCCKWERVGCSELTKHVIKLSLNNTRQSELQLNNNSFFPESSLFHPFEELHELRLDDNYIEGFNGVLRLKKLQMLDLSSNWLTEIPSLRGMMSLKFLNFRSNDLENWSSFQGNESFSLGKIDRVVSLHLMTCLFTELTTLRGLEMLDLGFNLIAGEMPPSLGAMTSLKSLSFSGNQLNGSFPEEGLCNLKNLQELDISRNSFKGSIPPCISNLTSLRLLKLSENNLLGTIPSDLLRLNSLEYLSLSLNLFEGSISLSLFANNSNLEVLELDSNNELHVDTENTSWKPLFQLKVLRLSNCNLNEQSRSIPSFLLTQHDLRVVDLSYNSMVGKLPTWLLKNNTRLEFLSLAQNSFTSQFVLPADSKDLDLLWLDVSKNDIQGPFPASIGQIFPNLLYLNMSANSFQGNIPNSIGNMSELRSLDLSSNNFTGELPERLVMGCNQLFTLKLSHNNLQGQLFPKKWNLTSLGLLYLDNNLFSGQLLPGFVTSSYLKVLNLSDNSISGKLPDWIGDFSSLSFLAVSKNLFKGPIPVGFCRLVKLIVLDLSWNSLSDKIPPCFNLSSLSYLSLHKNELSGPLPGALYRSSSLVTLDIGDNKLSGEIPKWINLLPNLRFLLLNRNNFVGSIPFQLCQLHNISILDLSFNSISGLIPSCLNDIPFGYRKAHDQTFKNMVFDWDIVRWDIARYLKYEYQSILVIAQYVTDPVLSSYVVEIEFISKSRPNSYKGSILDFMSGIDFSRNRLTGPIPSERGFLSDIHTLNLSHNQLNGSIPRTFSNMKQIESLDLSNNKLSGGIPPDLVQLNFLSTFSVANNNLSGRAPDRKAQFATFDASSYEGNPFLCGLPLQENCGRSTGAVLVPNPGDPGETDDLFKDSFLDTFVPSCVVAFLGVSAFIYFNSTCRMVFQFIEAKLLSSR
- the LOC132645719 gene encoding receptor-like protein 15 isoform X2; this translates as MADFLVILRLYVVLHVLLHAHACWEEEKIALLKLKDAFNYPNGTDLSSWGGEERDCCKWERVGCSELTKHVIKLSLNNTRQSELQLNNNSFFPESSLFHPFEELHELRLDDNYIEGFNGVLRLKKLQMLDLSSNWLTEIPSLRGMMSLKFLNFRSNDLENWSSFQELTTLRGLEMLDLGFNLIAGEMPPSLGAMTSLKSLSFSGNQLNGSFPEEGLCNLKNLQELDISRNSFKGSIPPCISNLTSLRLLKLSENNLLGTIPSDLLRLNSLEYLSLSLNLFEGSISLSLFANNSNLEVLELDSNNELHVDTENTSWKPLFQLKVLRLSNCNLNEQSRSIPSFLLTQHDLRVVDLSYNSMVGKLPTWLLKNNTRLEFLSLAQNSFTSQFVLPADSKDLDLLWLDVSKNDIQGPFPASIGQIFPNLLYLNMSANSFQGNIPNSIGNMSELRSLDLSSNNFTGELPERLVMGCNQLFTLKLSHNNLQGQLFPKKWNLTSLGLLYLDNNLFSGQLLPGFVTSSYLKVLNLSDNSISGKLPDWIGDFSSLSFLAVSKNLFKGPIPVGFCRLVKLIVLDLSWNSLSDKIPPCFNLSSLSYLSLHKNELSGPLPGALYRSSSLVTLDIGDNKLSGEIPKWINLLPNLRFLLLNRNNFVGSIPFQLCQLHNISILDLSFNSISGLIPSCLNDIPFGYRKAHDQTFKNMVFDWDIVRWDIARYLKYEYQSILVIAQYVTDPVLSSYVVEIEFISKSRPNSYKGSILDFMSGIDFSRNRLTGPIPSERGFLSDIHTLNLSHNQLNGSIPRTFSNMKQIESLDLSNNKLSGGIPPDLVQLNFLSTFSVANNNLSGRAPDRKAQFATFDASSYEGNPFLCGLPLQENCGRSTGAVLVPNPGDPGETDDLFKDSFLDTFVPSCVVAFLGVSAFIYFNSTCRMVFQFIEAKLLSSR